Proteins co-encoded in one Brassica rapa cultivar Chiifu-401-42 chromosome A02, CAAS_Brap_v3.01, whole genome shotgun sequence genomic window:
- the LOC103853810 gene encoding uncharacterized protein LOC103853810 → MAKAAIILFDLKTGRCSSTIQVRLLRFLESMNLRWGSELMGVDMFLLDSQSTMMPATVNVNRLAIHMPNLKVGSLYSLAGFDVTRCNQNYRLSDSSMMVRFSDSTCFDEITEPAIPIFPVHELLGLANTNTQLPDIIGEITAAKSTVTDPPHDKNHLMATIKMDNDVSVTMSMFDSQPVKLHNQLESMGGDPRVLVATSINPKIVGGHLFLNATSGTRIYFDKETIAGETSTGWLPKTLGLRATTRWNP, encoded by the exons ATGGCTAAAGCAGCGATCATCCTTTTCGATCTGAAGACCGGACGATGCTCCTCCACCATTCAAGTCCGGTTGCTCCGCTTCTTGGAGTCCATGAACCTCCGATGGGGTAGCGAACTCATGGGAGTCGATATGTTTCTGCTTGATTCCCAG tcGACCATGATGCCGGCGACGGTGAATGTGAACCGGCTTGCAATTCACATGCCTAATCTGAAGGTGGGTTCACTATATTCCCTAGCCGGTTTTGATGTGACCCGATGTAATCAGAATTACCGACTGTCGGACTCCTCTATGATGGTTCGTTTCAGCGATTCAACATGTTTTGATGAGATAACCGAACCGGCTATTCCGATCTTTCCGGTTCACGAGCTGCTTGGTCTTGCCAACACAAACACTCAGCTTCCAG ACATTATCGGTGAGATAACTGCTGCGAAGAGCACTGTCACCGACCCTCCACATGACAAGAACCATTTGATGGCAACCATTAAAATGGATAA TGATGTTTCGGTCACTATGAGTATGTTCGACTCACAGCCTGTCAAGCTCCACAATCAACTTGAATCAATGGGAGGTGATCCAAGGGTTCTGGTTGCAACCAGTATCAACCCCAAAATTGTGGGAG gtCATCTGTTTCTGAATGCCACTTCAGGCACACGCATATATTTTGACAAGGAAACCATCGCAGGGGAGACTTCTACAGGCTGGTTGCCCAAGACACTGGGCTTAAGGGCTACGACAAGGTGGAATCCCTGA